One Pseudorasbora parva isolate DD20220531a chromosome 4, ASM2467924v1, whole genome shotgun sequence genomic region harbors:
- the LOC137073110 gene encoding sterile alpha motif domain-containing protein 9-like, translated as MEQREPSESEKHAECSPHNRTSDAWEKPDKIDDWTKEDVYQWIIKLNIDQKYAEMLYNEDVSGASLILFDKQDFLDVGLKHGPAVQIFKSVALLRTSSENFEHSAIPKDTDASLMTSAIQHCRQDKLEAECPTIRSAELETSAHVSIEEHMGGKSSVQSWSDDTPKYTSSEWNSYDESLLQKEKDQLLEKRDDGMCTKGNEANGVESLALPLTHFAKQTNNVGNETKEHPSNFMENSVDMSKSSVCCWCKPRPFDESSTTFEYVQNGILPPETGPSNLIDPLHEYKLMANTEHALEENVFKKFRDETFWFAAACMNSRTNGTIHFGVGDEPLYKHGQIIGIEVPSQSKYIEEFYKGLKEHFKVNTNIAIACIRPPKFVKVKCPDKDRWVIEIDVVPKYKFTKNTLFYTTIDKKKRKSECLFIRLGANTINYLPVNSPTILKQNIKKLVRDLGLWILFRQLAEDHRTLSQMANLCTYALTIIVKSIRL; from the coding sequence CATGCAGAATGTTCCCCACACAACAGAACCTCAGACGCATGGGAAAAGCCGGATAAAATAGATGACTGGACGAAAGAGGATGTCTATCAATGGATCATAAAGTTGAATATCGATCAAAAGTATGCTGAAATGCTTTACAATGAAGACGTTTCAGGAGCCTCTCTCATTTTATTTGATAAACAAGACTTCCTAGATGTTGGTTTAAAGCATGGACCTGCAGTTCAGATCTTTAAATCTGTGGCCCTGTTAAGAACATCCTCAGAAAACTTTGAGCACAGTGCCATACCCAAAGACACAGATGCATCATTAATGACATCTGCAATACAGCATTGTCGGCAAGATAAATTAGAAGCTGAATGTCCTACCATTAGATCTGCTGAACTGGAGACGTCCGCACATGTCAGCATTGAAGAACATATGGGTGGTAAATCAAGTGTGCAGAGCTGGTCAGATGACACACCCAAATATACAAGCAGTGAATGGAATTCCTATGATGAATCACTTCTTCAAAAAGAGAAGGATCAACTACTGGAGAAACGGGATGATGGCATGTGCACAAAAGGAAATGAGGCTAATGGTGTAGAATCCCTGGCTTTACCTTTGACACATTtcgcaaaacaaacaaataatgtgGGGAATGAGACCAAAGAACACCCAAGTAACTTTATGGAGAACTCAGTGGACATGTCAAAAAGCTCTGTATGTTGTTGGTGTAAGCCTCGCCCCTTTGATGAAAGCAGCACAACATTTGAATACGTACAAAATGGTATTCTTCCTCCTGAGACTGGTCCAAGCAATCTTATAGACCCTCTGCACGAGTACAAGCTTATGGCAAACACAGAGCATGCTTTAGAAGAGAATGTTTTCAAAAAATTCAGAGATGAAACATTCTGGTTTGCTGCAGCATGTATGAATTCTCGAACAAATGGAACTATCCATTTTGGTGTTGGAGATGAGCCACTGTACAAACATGGACAAATCATTGGAATAGAAGTGCCGTCTCAGAGCAAATACATTGAGGAATTTTACAAGGGTCTGAAGGAGCACTTCAAAGTAAATACTAATATTGCAATTGCATGCATTAGGCCCCCGAAGTTCGTTAAGGTAAAATGTCCAGACAAGGATAGGTGGGTTATTGAAATTGATGTTGTCCCAAAGTATAAATTTACCAAGAATACACTTTTTTACACTACTATTGACAAGAAGAAAAGGAAGTCAGAATGCCTTTTTATTCGTTTGGGTGCAAACACCATTAATTATTTACCAGTAAATAGTCCTACAATTTTGAAGCAAAACATTAAGAAATTAGTACGTGATTTGGGATTATGGATTTTATTTAGACAGTTAGCTGAAGACCATAGgaccctgtcccaaatggcaaaCTTATGTACTTATGCACTTACGATAATTGTGAAGTCCATAAGActgtag